From a single Silene latifolia isolate original U9 population chromosome 6, ASM4854445v1, whole genome shotgun sequence genomic region:
- the LOC141588353 gene encoding secreted RxLR effector protein 161-like produces the protein MLQLLVALCMLGAHGPDIAYAVGVLGRYQSNPGLDHWKAAKKVLRYLQGTKDYMLMFRRTENLEVVGYSVSDYAGCIDSRKSTSGYVFMLADGAVSWRSVKQTLTATSTMEVEFVSCFEATSHGVWLKSFIYGLRVIDSICRPLRMYCDNSAAVFMAKNNKSGSQSKHIDIKYLAIKERVQEKKVIIEHISTELMFADPLTKGMPIKTFKDHVVRMGLGSIM, from the coding sequence ATGCTTCAGCTGTTGGTAGCATTATGTATGCTCGGTGCTCACGGACCCGACATTGCATATGCGGTTGGAGTGTTAGGAAGATATCAGAGTAACCCAGGACTTGATCACTGGAAGGCTGCAAAGAAAGTGTTGAGATACCTTCAAGGTACTAAGGATTACATGCTTATGTTTAGACGGACTGAGAATCTTGAAGTAGTAGGTTACTCCGTCTCCGACTACGCCGGTTGCATAGATTCACGTAAATCCACATCaggatatgtgtttatgctagcTGATGGAGCTGTGTCATGGAGGAGTGTAAAGCAAACCTTGACGGCTACTTCTACTATGGAGGTTGAGTTCGTATCTTGTTTTGAGGCTACCTCACATGGTGTTTGGTTGAAAAGTTTCATATATGGGCTTAGAGTTATTGACTCTATTTGTAGGCCGCTAAGAATGTATTGTGATAATTCAGCTGCTGTGTTTATGGCTAAGAATAATAAAAGTGGAAGTCAaagtaaacacatcgacataaagTATCTAGCCATAAAGGAGCgtgttcaggaaaagaaagtgatcATTGAACACATTAGCACAGAGTTGATGTTTGCAGATCCCTTGACTAAAGGCATGCCAATTAAGACTTTCAAGGATCATGTAGTGAGAATGGGACTTGGTTCCATTATGTAG